The following proteins come from a genomic window of Streptomyces sp. Sge12:
- the hrpA gene encoding ATP-dependent RNA helicase HrpA — MSTSFAALQTLLGEISLRDAHRLGRRLEGARRIRKPEAKQAVLDEIATEATRAAERLAGRASRMPEVTYPENLPVSQKKDEIAEAIRDHQVVIVAGETGSGKTTQIPKICMELGRGVRGMIGHTQPRRIAARTVAERIAEELKSEIGQTVGWKVRFTDQVDQDATFVKLMTDGILLAEIQTDRELRAYDTIIIDEAHERSLNIDFLLGYLATLLPKRPDLKVVITSATIDPERFSRHFGEAPIVEVSGRTYPVEVRYRPLLEEGTEDAEDADRDQITAICEAVDELQSEGPGDILVFLSGEREIRDTADALNKRNLRFTEVLPLYARLSHAEQHRVFQQHTGRRIVLATNVAETSLTVPGIKYVIDPGTARISRYSHRTKVQRLPIERISQASANQRKGRCGRTSDGICIRLYSEDDFEARPEFTDAEILRTNLASVILQMTAAGLGEIEKFPFIDPPDHRNIRDGVQLLQELGALDPAEKDPKKRLTQMGRQLSQLPVDPRLARMVIEADKNNCVREVMVIAAALSIQDPRERPSDKQTQADQNHARFKDETSDFLSYLNMWRYVREQQKERGSSSFRRMCKQEYLNFLRIREWQDIYSQLRTVARSMGIHVNEADAPEQVIHVSLLAGLLSHIGLKDTDKNEYLGARSAKFAIFPGSSLFKKQPKFVMSAELVETSRLWARVNAKVEPEWVEPLAQHLIKRTYSEPHWEKDQAAVMAYEKVTLYGVPIVAQRKINYGRIDPEVSRELFIRNALVEGDWRTHHKFYADNRKLLTEVEELENRARRRDIVVDDETLFDFYEQKIPAHVVSGAHFDSWWKHKKREEPELLDFEREMLLTEKAAGVTKADYPDSWRQGPLKFRVTYQFEPGADADGVTVHIPLQVLNQVTDEGFDWQIPGLREEVVTELIRSLPKPIRRHYVPAPNYAGRFLDTAVPLQEPLPVTLARELQRMVGVPVSAEDFDLGRIPDHLKITFRIIDERRKNLAEDKDLEALRLKLKPKARQALSKAAAATAERAGGESVERTGLTDWTIGTLTKVFETRRAGQPVKAYPALVDEGATVSVRLFDTEAEQQQAMWLGTRRLILLNIPVNPAKFASDHLTNQQKLALSRNPHGSIQALFDDCATAATDRLIADHGGPAWDEAGFRRLYEAVRADLVDTTVRTVGQVQQVLAAWQACERRLKGTASLALVANVQDVKTQLAALMPAGFVTLTGLRRLPDLMRYLVAVDRRLQQMPTGVQRDTTRMEKVHEMQDEYAWLLEQLPKGRPVPSTVTDIRWMIEELRVSYFAHALGTAYPISDKRIVKAVDAAAP, encoded by the coding sequence ATGTCTACTTCCTTCGCCGCCCTGCAGACGCTTCTCGGTGAGATCTCGCTCCGTGACGCGCACCGCCTCGGCCGCCGCCTCGAAGGCGCCCGCCGCATCCGCAAGCCCGAGGCCAAGCAGGCCGTGCTCGACGAGATCGCCACGGAGGCCACCAGGGCCGCCGAGCGACTGGCCGGCCGTGCCTCGCGGATGCCGGAGGTCACGTATCCCGAGAACCTGCCCGTCAGCCAGAAGAAGGACGAGATCGCCGAGGCGATACGCGACCACCAGGTCGTGATCGTCGCGGGCGAGACCGGCTCCGGCAAGACCACGCAGATCCCCAAGATCTGCATGGAGCTGGGCCGCGGAGTCCGGGGCATGATCGGGCACACCCAGCCCCGCCGGATCGCCGCCCGCACCGTCGCGGAGCGGATCGCCGAGGAGCTGAAGTCCGAGATCGGCCAGACGGTCGGCTGGAAGGTCCGCTTCACCGACCAGGTGGACCAGGACGCGACCTTCGTGAAGCTGATGACCGACGGCATCCTGCTCGCCGAGATCCAGACGGACCGCGAGCTGCGCGCGTACGACACGATCATCATCGACGAGGCCCACGAGCGGTCGCTGAACATCGACTTCCTGCTGGGCTACCTGGCCACGCTGCTGCCGAAACGTCCCGACCTCAAGGTCGTCATCACCTCGGCCACCATCGACCCCGAGCGCTTCTCACGGCACTTCGGCGAGGCGCCGATCGTCGAGGTCAGCGGGCGCACGTATCCGGTGGAGGTCCGCTACCGGCCGCTCCTGGAGGAAGGAACCGAGGACGCTGAGGACGCCGACCGCGACCAGATCACCGCGATCTGCGAGGCCGTGGACGAGCTCCAGTCCGAGGGGCCGGGCGACATCCTGGTCTTCCTCTCCGGCGAGCGGGAGATCCGCGACACGGCCGACGCCCTGAACAAGCGCAATCTGCGCTTCACCGAGGTCCTCCCCCTCTACGCGCGCCTCTCGCACGCCGAGCAGCACCGCGTCTTCCAGCAGCACACCGGCCGCCGGATCGTGCTCGCCACCAACGTCGCCGAGACCTCGCTGACCGTCCCCGGCATCAAGTACGTGATCGACCCGGGCACCGCCCGGATCTCGCGCTACAGCCACCGCACCAAGGTCCAGCGCCTGCCGATCGAGCGGATCTCGCAGGCCAGCGCCAACCAGCGCAAGGGCCGTTGCGGCCGTACCAGCGACGGCATCTGCATCCGGCTGTACTCCGAGGACGACTTCGAGGCCCGTCCCGAGTTCACCGACGCCGAGATCCTGCGGACGAACCTGGCCTCCGTCATCCTCCAGATGACCGCGGCCGGCCTCGGCGAGATCGAGAAGTTCCCCTTCATCGACCCGCCGGACCACCGCAACATCCGCGACGGCGTCCAGCTCCTCCAGGAGCTCGGGGCGCTCGATCCTGCGGAGAAGGACCCCAAGAAGCGGCTCACGCAGATGGGCCGCCAGCTGTCCCAGCTCCCGGTGGACCCCCGCCTCGCCCGCATGGTCATCGAGGCCGACAAGAACAACTGCGTCCGCGAGGTCATGGTCATCGCGGCGGCCCTGTCCATCCAGGACCCCCGCGAGCGCCCCTCGGACAAGCAGACCCAGGCCGACCAGAACCACGCCCGCTTCAAGGACGAGACCAGCGACTTCCTCTCGTACCTGAACATGTGGCGCTACGTGCGCGAGCAGCAGAAGGAGCGCGGCTCCTCCTCGTTCCGCCGGATGTGCAAGCAGGAGTACCTGAACTTCCTGCGGATCCGCGAGTGGCAGGACATCTACTCGCAGCTGCGCACGGTCGCCAGGAGCATGGGCATCCACGTCAACGAGGCCGATGCCCCCGAGCAGGTCATCCACGTCTCGCTGCTGGCCGGTCTGCTCTCGCACATCGGGCTCAAGGACACCGACAAGAACGAGTACCTCGGGGCCCGCAGCGCCAAGTTCGCGATCTTCCCGGGCTCCTCGCTGTTCAAGAAGCAGCCGAAGTTCGTGATGTCGGCCGAACTGGTGGAGACCTCGCGGCTGTGGGCCCGGGTGAACGCCAAGGTGGAGCCCGAGTGGGTGGAGCCGCTGGCCCAGCACCTGATCAAGCGGACCTACAGCGAGCCGCACTGGGAGAAGGACCAGGCGGCCGTGATGGCGTACGAGAAGGTCACGCTGTACGGCGTGCCGATCGTCGCCCAGCGGAAGATCAACTACGGCCGGATCGATCCCGAGGTCTCGCGCGAGCTGTTCATCCGCAACGCGCTGGTGGAGGGCGACTGGCGCACCCACCACAAGTTCTACGCCGACAACCGCAAGCTCCTCACCGAGGTGGAGGAGCTGGAGAACCGGGCCCGGCGCCGCGACATCGTGGTGGACGACGAGACCCTCTTCGACTTCTACGAACAGAAGATCCCCGCCCACGTGGTGTCCGGGGCGCACTTCGACTCGTGGTGGAAGCACAAGAAGCGCGAGGAGCCCGAACTCCTCGACTTCGAGCGCGAGATGCTGCTGACCGAGAAGGCGGCCGGGGTCACCAAGGCCGACTACCCGGACTCCTGGCGGCAGGGTCCGCTGAAGTTCCGGGTGACCTACCAGTTCGAGCCGGGTGCGGACGCCGACGGCGTGACCGTCCACATCCCGCTCCAGGTGCTCAACCAGGTCACCGACGAGGGCTTCGACTGGCAGATCCCGGGCCTGCGCGAGGAGGTCGTCACCGAGCTGATCCGCTCGCTGCCGAAGCCGATCCGCCGGCACTACGTTCCCGCGCCGAACTACGCGGGCCGTTTCCTGGACACGGCGGTACCCCTCCAGGAGCCGCTGCCGGTCACGCTGGCGCGCGAGCTCCAGCGGATGGTGGGGGTCCCGGTCTCGGCCGAGGACTTCGACCTCGGCCGGATCCCCGACCACCTCAAGATCACCTTCCGGATCATCGACGAGCGCCGCAAGAACCTCGCCGAGGACAAGGACCTGGAGGCCCTGCGGCTGAAGCTGAAGCCGAAGGCCCGCCAGGCCCTCTCCAAGGCCGCCGCGGCCACCGCCGAGCGGGCGGGCGGGGAGTCGGTGGAGCGCACCGGGCTGACCGACTGGACGATCGGCACGCTGACGAAGGTCTTCGAGACCCGCCGGGCGGGTCAGCCGGTGAAGGCGTACCCGGCGCTGGTGGACGAGGGCGCGACCGTCTCCGTACGGCTCTTCGACACCGAGGCCGAGCAGCAGCAGGCGATGTGGCTGGGCACCCGGCGCCTCATCCTGCTGAACATCCCGGTGAACCCGGCGAAGTTCGCCTCGGACCACCTGACCAACCAGCAGAAGCTGGCCCTGTCCAGGAACCCGCACGGCTCCATCCAGGCGCTCTTCGACGACTGCGCGACCGCGGCGACCGACCGGCTGATCGCCGACCACGGGGGCCCGGCCTGGGACGAAGCGGGCTTCCGCAGGCTCTACGAGGCCGTCCGCGCCGACCTGGTGGACACGACCGTGCGCACGGTCGGGCAGGTGCAGCAGGTGCTGGCCGCCTGGCAGGCCTGTGAGCGCCGCCTGAAGGGCACGGCCAGCCTGGCGCTGGTCGCGAACGTCCAGGACGTCAAGACGCAGCTGGCGGCCCTCATGCCGGCCGGCTTCGTCACGCTCACCGGGCTGCGCCGGCTGCCGGACCTGATGCGCTACCTGGTGGCGGTGGACCGGCGGCTCCAGCAGATGCCCACGGGCGTCCAGCGCGACACCACGCGCATGGAGAAGGTCCACGAGATGCAGGACGAGTACGCCTGGCTGCTGGAGCAGTTGCCGAAGGGGCGGCCGGTCCCGTCCACGGTCACCGACATCCGCTGGATGATCGAGGAGCTGCGCGTCAGCTACTTCGCGCACGCGCTCGGGACGGCGTACCCGATCTCCGACAAGCGGATCGTGAAGGCGGTGGATGCGGCGGCGCCGTGA
- a CDS encoding DsbA family protein: MPSSTSSTSKTSTKPLLISAGVALAAITLGIVSWQATAPDAAGSAGSGSGSGAVAAPRTDPAAELKALARRESGDKLAVGRADAPVVLIEYSDFKCGYCAKFARDTEPELVKKYVADGTLRIEWRNFPIFGAESEAAARAAWAAGQQDRFEAFHAAAYADGSKDKGFAEPRLVELAREAGVPDLERFKADLAGEQAAAALKKDQEEGYRIGVTSTPSFLLNGRPIAGAQPLDTFTAAIARAKAEAAKQ; encoded by the coding sequence ATGCCCTCTTCCACGTCTTCCACGTCCAAGACCTCCACGAAGCCCCTGCTGATCTCCGCCGGCGTCGCCCTCGCCGCGATCACCCTCGGCATCGTCTCCTGGCAGGCCACCGCCCCCGACGCAGCCGGCTCCGCCGGTTCGGGCTCCGGCTCCGGCGCCGTGGCCGCTCCGCGGACCGACCCGGCCGCCGAGCTCAAGGCGCTGGCCCGCCGCGAGTCCGGCGACAAGCTCGCCGTCGGCCGCGCCGACGCGCCCGTGGTGCTCATCGAGTACTCCGACTTCAAGTGCGGCTACTGCGCCAAGTTCGCCCGCGACACCGAGCCCGAGCTGGTGAAGAAGTACGTCGCGGACGGCACCCTGCGCATCGAGTGGCGCAACTTCCCGATCTTCGGAGCCGAGTCCGAGGCCGCCGCCAGGGCCGCCTGGGCGGCCGGACAGCAGGACCGCTTCGAGGCCTTCCACGCCGCGGCCTACGCCGACGGCTCCAAGGACAAGGGCTTCGCCGAGCCGCGGCTGGTGGAGCTGGCCCGGGAGGCCGGGGTCCCCGACCTGGAGCGCTTCAAGGCCGACCTGGCCGGCGAGCAGGCCGCGGCGGCCCTGAAGAAGGACCAGGAGGAGGGCTACCGCATCGGCGTCACCTCCACCCCGTCCTTCCTCCTGAACGGCAGGCCGATCGCCGGCGCCCAGCCGCTCGACACCTTCACCGCCGCCATCGCCCGGGCGAAGGCGGAGGCGGCGAAGCAGTGA
- a CDS encoding cytochrome c biogenesis CcdA family protein — protein sequence MTHIGYLAALLGGLLALLSPCSALLLPAFFAYSIDSTSRLLARTGIFYAGLASTLVPLGAAGSYAGRFFHSNRDQLVLAGGWLIIALGLAQILGLGFAPKRIAQLSGRIRPTTALSVYALGAVYGLAGFCAGPILGSVLTVAAVSGSPVYGGLLLAVYALGMALPLFLLALLWERFDLGRRRWLRGRAFAVGRFELHTTSLLSGLFFITLGALFLAYDGASALPGLLDVDDSFAVEQWVGSLADAVPDGALLGLVAAGALAVGVVQWRRRSRPTGETE from the coding sequence GTGACCCACATCGGATACCTGGCCGCCCTGCTGGGCGGCCTCCTCGCCCTGCTCAGCCCGTGCAGCGCGCTGCTGCTGCCGGCCTTCTTCGCCTACTCGATCGACTCCACCTCGCGGCTCCTGGCGCGCACCGGGATCTTCTACGCGGGCCTCGCGAGCACCCTCGTACCGCTCGGGGCGGCCGGCTCGTACGCCGGGCGGTTCTTCCACAGCAACCGCGACCAGCTCGTCCTGGCCGGCGGCTGGCTGATCATCGCGCTCGGCCTCGCCCAGATCCTGGGCCTCGGCTTCGCCCCGAAGCGGATCGCGCAGCTGTCGGGCCGGATCCGGCCGACGACCGCCCTGTCGGTGTACGCGCTCGGCGCGGTCTACGGGCTGGCCGGTTTCTGCGCCGGCCCGATCCTCGGCAGCGTCCTGACGGTCGCCGCGGTCAGCGGCAGCCCCGTCTACGGCGGCCTGCTGCTCGCGGTCTACGCCCTGGGCATGGCCCTGCCGCTGTTCCTGCTGGCCCTGCTGTGGGAGCGCTTCGACCTGGGCCGGCGCCGCTGGCTGCGCGGGCGGGCCTTCGCGGTGGGCCGCTTCGAGCTGCACACCACCTCGCTGCTGTCCGGGCTGTTCTTCATCACCCTGGGCGCGCTGTTCCTCGCGTACGACGGCGCGAGCGCGCTGCCCGGGCTGCTGGACGTGGACGACTCGTTCGCGGTGGAGCAGTGGGTCGGCTCGCTGGCGGACGCCGTGCCGGACGGGGCGCTGCTCGGGCTGGTCGCCGCCGGGGCCCTGGCCGTCGGCGTCGTGCAGTGGCGCCGCCGCTCCCGCCCCACGGGCGAGACCGAGTAA
- a CDS encoding metallopeptidase family protein has translation MLEMTREEFEELVAEALDRIPPELTRLMDNVAVFVEDEPPADDPELLGLYEGTPLTDRGEWYAGVLPDRITIYRNPTLRMCEDRESVVAETEVTVVHEIAHHFGIDDERLHALGYG, from the coding sequence GTGCTGGAGATGACGCGCGAGGAGTTCGAGGAGCTCGTCGCAGAGGCCCTGGACCGGATCCCGCCGGAGCTGACGCGGCTGATGGACAACGTGGCGGTGTTCGTCGAGGACGAACCTCCCGCCGACGACCCCGAGCTGCTCGGCCTGTACGAGGGGACCCCGCTGACGGACCGCGGCGAGTGGTACGCCGGGGTGCTGCCGGACCGGATCACCATCTACCGCAATCCCACGTTGCGGATGTGCGAGGACCGGGAGAGCGTGGTCGCGGAGACGGAGGTCACCGTCGTGCACGAGATCGCCCACCACTTCGGGATCGACGACGAGCGGCTGCACGCTCTGGGGTACGGGTGA
- a CDS encoding FluC/FEX family fluoride channel — protein sequence MDPDVDLHVPAQRAEPRGRVLAAVAVGGAVGGAARYGISLLWPAGPGAFPWATLWINASGSALIGVLMVLISEGGRTSPHPLLRPFAGVGVLGGFTTFSTYAVDFSRLLDEGEAGTALAYAGLTVVAALGAVWAAASVARFAVRGRVPR from the coding sequence ATCGATCCGGACGTCGACCTGCACGTGCCCGCACAGCGCGCCGAGCCTCGGGGCCGGGTCCTCGCGGCCGTGGCGGTCGGCGGCGCGGTCGGGGGCGCGGCGCGGTACGGGATCTCCCTGCTGTGGCCGGCCGGGCCCGGGGCCTTCCCGTGGGCGACCCTGTGGATCAACGCCTCCGGCTCGGCGCTGATCGGCGTACTGATGGTGCTGATCAGCGAGGGCGGCCGGACGTCGCCGCATCCGCTGCTGCGGCCCTTCGCCGGGGTCGGCGTACTCGGCGGCTTCACCACCTTCTCCACCTACGCGGTGGACTTCTCGCGGCTCCTGGACGAGGGGGAGGCGGGGACCGCGCTGGCCTACGCCGGGCTCACGGTGGTCGCGGCGCTGGGCGCGGTGTGGGCGGCCGCGTCGGTGGCGCGGTTCGCCGTCCGGGGCCGGGTCCCGCGGTGA
- the crcB gene encoding fluoride efflux transporter CrcB, translating to MNWLIVVAGAAVGAPLRYLMDRAVQARHDSAFPWGTFVVNASACLVLGALAGAALEGAASSQVRLLLGTGLCGALSTYSTFSYETLRLAERGHRFLAAANVVVSVLVGLGAVHLGSQVARQLFA from the coding sequence GTGAACTGGCTGATCGTGGTGGCGGGCGCGGCCGTCGGGGCGCCGCTGCGCTACCTGATGGACCGGGCGGTGCAGGCGCGGCACGATTCCGCGTTCCCCTGGGGCACCTTCGTGGTCAACGCGAGCGCCTGCCTGGTGCTCGGCGCGCTGGCCGGGGCGGCGCTGGAAGGGGCCGCGTCCTCGCAGGTGCGGCTGCTGCTGGGGACCGGGCTGTGCGGGGCGCTGAGCACGTACTCGACGTTCTCGTACGAGACCCTGCGGCTGGCCGAGCGGGGGCACCGGTTCCTGGCCGCGGCCAACGTGGTGGTGTCGGTGCTGGTCGGGCTGGGCGCGGTGCACCTCGGCTCGCAGGTGGCGCGGCAGCTCTTCGCCTGA